The Dreissena polymorpha isolate Duluth1 chromosome 2, UMN_Dpol_1.0, whole genome shotgun sequence nucleotide sequence aacaaaGAGTGTTAATCAAAATTGACATCATCATATATTTCTAGGCAAATTAagtctaagagttggaaaaaaagttataaataacttaatttatttttGCATGCCATAGACACACTTCAGTTCTTAAATTCAACTTACTAATAGACGgaaaaatatgctgaatattctaaatatgaataaatgtaactgaatttgacatattgaacaagtcaatgtaacAGCCTGTAAAGTACTGATACATTCCTGAATGCcagctaaaacaattaaaacatttttagatatgtttttgtgtatctGTTAGAGCTCATAAGAAATACATAAGATATTAGTAAATTGTTACACTCGGGGGGAAAAAGTAGTTGTTACTATTTACTCTGCATCAAGcattggggacaaatttgacaacatttataacaatgacttttgatgtaacattatttttcaatgttattcctccaatttctgtttattacAGATTAGAATGAAGCCTGCCAAGGTCAGCCGCATCATCATTCCCTGTGCTGTTCTTCATAATCTGCGGTTGATGTGGGGGAACCAGCAGTTGATCCGGAACCTTAAGAAGAGGTTGCCAAGGGAGATATGTTTCAGGCTGTATCGGATGGGAGAAGAGTTAGAGATACCAATGTCGCATATAACTTTACTTAGGAAATTAAcagattaaataaaaaatttccCATTATATTTGCGCTTGTACATATCTCGGAGTCATACACTGATAGTTTGGttccttgtttgtttatgtgggtTTAACAGCATTGGAACAGTCattcaaaaagtgaacaaaatatattatttcaatgcctatataataattttgaaacaatGTTTACGTAATAACCTCATTTGTACTCActcatttttggattttttttatgagaatatcagtCTGTACTGTGATTCTTTCGTAGAACTTTTCGTGTTTGTCTGCCAAGCTGTTCTGTTTGGCATAATACACCATCTGCATCTCGCTCAGTGAcctgtatatatatgttttaatattttagtttttcttGGTTTACTCTATTAACTACTTACAAACATGATAAGCATTGTtctgaatgattttgattattgatagccatcagctaatttattatggttattgttaaacaatgatcTGATTCTATTGGTCCAGTAGGTCAGTTTCATTGTtagcaaataatttcaatttaaagaatatgacattgtcattataaagtttaaagttgaatttttagcttatataaatgaaacaagGTCCACGAATACAGTAGttatatacatagatatatatatatatatatacttagtcTGAGGTTTTTTCTTGTTACTGTTGCAACTTGGGTGTTCATCTGTATCTGCTGACGCACATCTTGCCTGACCTCTGATTAACATACATTATAGAACACTGTTATAGATCTATTATGTTAAGATCATATTGTTTGTTTCATTGAGTCAATCGAAACTCGACTTTACCTTGATataacgccattagcaatcgatgtatccatttttttgccagtttcaatgcgtctgcatgaacaactggtactaaaacagtgctaattagtgtgaaaacagttgtattattgttagtccgtgtacaacagcaattgacggttcaggaaatcgcaaaatattccatgagtaatctccacactcagaccaaccagagggaaacggttgatactctatgaaaccgcgtccggctggccctatgataagCGTCATCCCatgaaaaacaagtaagtaataaggaaaaTGTACCTGTTTATTCCCCGCATtggagtctgtcacacttttctggatcatgcgataactttaaaagttcttcatattttttcatgaaacttgaaacatggacagataacaatatggagattatgcatgtcatttcattttgttccttcgtaaagaattctggttgctatggcaacaaatagactagaaatattgctgaaaatggagtagtttcaccggtaggggacttttattgcttggcaatagtcctGTTTATATTGCTTCGGTGAAACATATCTCATCTGTCAGTCTCAAGGCAAATTACAGTAACACTGAAAGAaacattaatgtttgttttgccGTTATTTTTATGTGCATATCTTAACTGTGCTCAGAACAAAACGTTTCTTCAAATACCTTTGGCAAAAATATTAGTACGATGAGACTGAATGCCGATTTAAAATAACATAGCCATTGAACAAAGCCAATAGGGCACAGTTCTTAGTGTCCAGCATGGATAGTaactcaggttttatgctgtttgctgctcatcattatcttagggttggaaatgaacccCTGGCTTCAAACttaaattgaatatattaaaataggacttgaattaaatttgattaaatttgattttcttaaggacttcaaatgcgtcaaaatgcttttataaggggtaaagggttaaagggatcttttcacgctttggtaaattgacaaaattgaaaaaagttgtttcagattcgcaaattttcgttttagttatgatatttgtgaggaaacagtaatactgaacatttaccatggtctaatatagccattatatgcatcttttgacgattttaaaacctaacaagggacaaaattgtcacaaaaccaggttttcattgtgaaaaaaaaatctgataaagggagaaaactcaaactgaacttttgaaaaaaaaaattaaccccctttgtaagttttttttttttaaatctatttttagtcgtggcgaccttgacattggagatattgacgtgattctttcgtgggacacaccgtcccatgatggtgaacaaatgtgccaaatgattttaaaatctcacaatgaatgacatagttatggccaggacaagctcatttatggccatttttgacctttgaactcaaagtgtgaccttgaccttggagatatcgacgtaattatttcgcgcgacacaccgtccaatgatggtgaacaaatgtgccaaatgattttaaaatctgacgatgaacgacatagttatggctcggacaagctcatttatggccatttttgacctttgaactcaaagtgtgaccttgaccttggagatatcgacgtaattatttcgcgcgacacaccgtccaatgatggtgaacaaatgtgccaaatgattttaaaatctgacaatgaacgacatagttatggcccggacaagcttattccgccagcccgccagccagccagccagcccgccagccagccagcccgcccgcattcgccaatctaataaccagttttttccttcggaaaacctggttaaaaattataaagcgttgcaacgcaaaacgattgaataatttggagagttctgtttttgtcgttaaattttgtgaaactacgaagattgcttatataaggtataaaatacatcatttacgtgtaatcggcggaatagctcagtaggctaaagcgtttttacttcaggactttggcaggactccaggggtcactggttcgaaacctggtccgatcaatgttcttttcctttttttaattttattcttgattttttactggagcttttacgatccaatgtttacatttatcgatataaagcatttaatgaataagttaaaaaatgccaaaatctgtgaaaaggcccctttaaggaaggGTCTTATGTAGAATCCATGTCCCTTGGAAAAAGGTCAAGGTAAGATCATATTctaaataaaatttctttaacaTCCTATGTGTGATCATGACCATATGTGGTATATTAGAGTTGAATGATATATAATGGATAGACTGCATGGGCTGTCTAAATTTGACCTTAAAGTGTGAGTTAAACCTTTGAACTAAGGAAATGGTTCTTACATGTGACACTCGCCAGCCAAATGGTGAACTTATGTcgctttaaaattgcatgatgaagatatgacagacaaaaacacacacaatcaTTTATGATACAGTCACATCTGAATACATGCATATATTTAATCAGTTTAAAATGGTTTTCATGATGAAATATCACAACACTGGGATTTTAATAAATCTTGAAATTACAATGGCAAATACCAATCTGTCATATAGCCAATTGCTGGTAAATTTTAAAGAGTACAAATTAACATTTTATAGATCAAAATAGTAATGCACCCGATATGTTCttctacatgtatgtaaaataagTTTCAAATCtcaattgtgtttttaaatgtttagaaTATGAAAGTGATATTATTGTTGATTTTAGAGCTTTTGAGATTAACACATGGAAATCCGAAGGATGCAATTTTTACTATACTAGAATTATAAGCAGACTCACGGCACTTTTTTTTATTCAGATCACAGGTTTTGCATCTCTAAATTATATACAACCAAAAATTATTGCTCATACCTTTTGACATCACAGCAAATGGTATCTGCTTAACGATCAGGAGATCACGAGTCCGATCTCAAAtgtgggagctttctttagatctccccccgCAGACACGGTTTTGGTTCTATTCCCACAAAACACacccgagagcgtttcaaatatgcCTTAGGCCTTCTatgcaatggagctaaaataaataggtttaaactaaactaataataatttattgaaactttAAGCAACACATACATTTGCAGTTTGGCAGACACCATACAATCTACTAAAGTTTTGGAACATAATAAACCAATATAAATCGATTACTAAAGAACCATTACCAGTAATAACTAAATTATAGAAATGTATCATTAATACATGCTTCGAAAACATTGATTACTATTATCATAAATATTGAGAAAGCATTAAGggcttaataaaattaaatatttattaaacagttaTACAAACGGAACAGTGCGTTAATCCAATTGGTTTATTATAGATAATGACTTTAATATTAAGCCAAGCAGATGCACCTCTTGAAATTGTGCTTCTAGGGTTCTTAGATTTTTGAGAAAACTCCGCTATGCAAAAAGAAATGAAAACGCAAAAATGGACAATGtcaatttttttgttaagtgaTCAAAAAGTAAGTTTATAACCCTGTTTACCGAATAGTAATTACAGTAGGTTATATAAATGGAAAAATATTGGACTTGAAGATCTGAAATGATAGTGGTAAACTAAGCAATGAACCAATAATATCAAACTTAAATGTCCCTGCCCTGTTCaaaacagggtgcaggatcacacgACTTtttggggttcccaattaaacctTAATGGATGTAATAAAACACACTGGTAAGCGGTGCTTTTTTTCCAAagtgcttttttccaaataactttttaaaacaatttttcttaagaatttttattagtgcataaaagacagatttttaagCTGCTTATTTAATATGCCtgtttgttttccttttaaaGAACTCCTGGTGTACTGCACAGTTAACTTATGCTTCATGCAACGTGACACTTTGTCACCAAttttagacgtattcaaggatttattctcaTACCTTAAGATGTCAACACACACTGCAAACAAACTGTCTTTTTaatatgcactaaagacttttgcaaatgtttttcaataacttgagatatttgaaaaaaataaagttcttaacggtgtgtttacttTCTGTCCAGCtggtgtgtaaacccctgaaaaccctgttgattctgcaccctgataagGTTTACAATAACTTATACATTAGCTTTATGAAAAAATTTATACAGAAAAAACCTTCTTAATAAAATTCAAtactttgtataaatatatattatgaggATCTATTAACTATTTCAATTCAACACATCATGATAAAAATCATCATACAAATCTGATAATATAATTAGTAACAAGTAAATAAATATCTAAAAAAACATAATGCAATCCACATGTTTAGAACAGTATactaattgaaaaaaaacaacattatccaAAGTCTTTTTCTGCATCTTTATCCTTAATGCTCACAAAACCATTCCCCCGTACATAAAAGCGCAATGGCTTTTCAACCCAGTCCCCAGCATAGTCAATATTGATCCGCTTACAACAGACTATATCTTTATCGTCAATATCTTCGCCCTTCTCCAACCAAACTGAATCAGACTCTTGCAATTTAACTTTATTCACCGCATCCTTTGTTATTCCCAAGGCCTGGCATAGTTTTGAAGGGCCATTACATAGTCCCTGGCCCCCTTTCTTCATTAAAGATGCTCCTTCCTTGCCCTTTGTGCGCAGCTTGTCCATGTTCTCCAGGTTTTCAAGGGGCTGCAATGCTCTGATCAGAACTGCTGCTCCATTCTCTGGAAAAAAAGAGTTGAAACCTGGCTTCTTTTCATTGGATAACTTAAATTCAGATGCTTGTGACTGGATAATTTCAAATCAGGCTTGCTTTTCATTGCACTGTGAAAttacaatatgatatttatttgaaGTAAAAAACACACATACTTAAGTATGCTTTTAATTGGTCAATGTAAACTATAACTTGCTTCTGATTGAACATTTTAACCTTTAAGTTTTACTTTCAAACTTTTTCATTGGATAaaacaacagatgtgtttgtcagaaacacaatgccccctattgcgctgctttgaacccataaatttgacctttgacattgaacgatgacctttaccttgacctttagccactcaaaatgtgcagctctatgagatacacatgcatgccaaatatcaagatgctatcttcaatatttaaaaagttatgaccaaactttaacgaaggttaaagttttaggaacgaaaaatacaatgatctttgacctcaaaggatgaccttgaccttgacttttcaccactcaaaatgtgcagctccatgagatacacatgcatgccaaatatgaagttgctatcttcaatattgcaaaagtaataaaATTTTAACCAAGGtgaaagttttgtgacacacacatacaatgactgtcagactgacacaatgacagatagacagactggctaaaaacaatatacccctgatctttcgatcagGGGGCATTAAAATCAGACTTGCTTTGTAACTTGCCAACTGTTCAATCACTATTAAACTGATAAAACGTTTTAATATAAAAGACAAACTTTATATTCTGGAACAATATTTCTAGAAGTCTATAAAACAGTAAATAAGTGAAAGAAACATTTAAGCAAACTGTTTTTACCTTCCGCTGATATGTTCATACAGCAGTACATTCCATAGATATTGTACACATAGGCAGTACCTGGGCACAAAAACATGGCCTCGTTCCGGGCTGTTCGCTTCCCATTGTATGAATGGGCTGCTTTGTCCTCTGGGCCAAGATACGCTTCTGTTTCAACTATTTTTCCCGCTACACGAGTCTTGTCAACAATACTGATTAAAGTCTGTCCTAGCAGAGCTTTCGCTAATTCTTTGCaagatctgttgaaaaacatggaatcAAGTCTGGACCCGGGAGCATGTATAACTGCACCCTGAGAACCAGAATCACAAGATACTTGCTCATCCTTAATGGATTTTCTAATGTCAGGACTAATTGAATCATCTTCAGACAATGTCTTCTTGATTTTGCTGGATGAAGCTACAACATCCGTGTCACTTTTACGCTTTATATTTCTTGCTCCTTTGCCTCGTGGCATTGTAGAATGATAGTTCAGTTCTGAAAATGGAATTACATGTACTATGAGAAACAAATTAGTGGCTTAAATACACCTTTTTATGATGGAATTCTTGCAAAAATGAAACAACTTTCCTAACTATTTATACACTATCCTCACACATTTAACAACAATGTATTGTAAAATGCTAATTAAAATCCAGGGCACTACCCTGTTGGTTACATTACATGTGTATAAAAACATTAAGTAAGATAGGACAAACATAATTTGTCTAATGTCTACTCTGCTATGTAAAGTACAATCCTGCTCAGTGCCACCAAGCAAATAGAGCACAGATTCAAAAGAGCACATCATTCTAAAGCATGTGATTACATTTGtacaacttgttgacgctctcaactattaagctactttttatattggtaatatttggagcagaATTTGGtcaatataaaaagtatctctaaattctttgcgcgtcttataaataagactagtgaTGACATGTAGCTGGCAGATCTTAACACGAATGACTTTTAACTAGTTAGCTGACCCCAAAGTTTACGATGACAACTAGCTGACCCCAAAGCCTAAGATGAAAGGTAGTTGACTGATCTGAAAGCTTCTGGTGACAATTATCTGGCTGATTTCAAAgctaacaagataagtattgatgcaaagcatcaaagggcgtcgggaatttcagtgtcaaaggcactcaatgaagttacacggaacgatttttttttctactgtaaatatttatatattggccgataattttaaacaaaatttatactgttaaaagatactggtataaccagattgtaggacaaacggcacccggacaatcggcacccagtgtttttttgcatacgcggacactcggcaccctgtaaatttgtcgaccaggactatcggcacccgatttaattgtttacccggacaaacggcacccgattaaatgctttttaatgtTCAtggtcatagctatatatatgggcagaatcgtaagaaaacgtgtttttattgaggatatcactgaaaatcgaTCCGGTTGAAAACCAACGATAtggcgatttttattttggggtcgagtacggtaaagtacaaACACGACCTTATATATATGCATGACTtaacacgttaattcaaacctaaacaaacacaattgcggCTACAGacgaatttagcggagagaaggtaagagtaaatgcaaatacatctttTACATACGGAAACTGATCTGCATGGCTATGTTTTTgctaaatgtatgtttttatcttccatatgctaattatctaccattatctatgattttgtgttataacccccaaataaccattatctatgatgctGTGTTattacccccaaataaccattatctatgattttgtgttgtaacccccaaatatgtcatagttcattttatttacattggtttccttttttactggcatccgtgtgcagttttcattaatggaacagaacagTGTAGgttttttaaaaaatctgcttcatcttgtaagagtaatttcatatttttctcaacttaaaggggagatgattctgaacttattctaacgttgctcatttacgataggggttgagtactcattgatatgaaaacactgtaaaattttaatgtgtttacgaaccccccccccccctcacacatttatttcatgggcataataaaaacaaacaagagggccaagatagccctagttcgctcacctgagtcAGGTtgattcaatctttaccaaatgtcaaacttgacctagatattgtccagacaatcATCCTGGTCAAGTTCCATCATTGTTTCAtatgcgggtcatgatcaatatacctatgaagtttcatgatcctaggcgtaagcattcttgagttatcatccagaaaccatttttctaaattgagtcaccgtgaccttgacagccattgtgtgaatacgttatttggcattgtgaccttgacttttgaccaagtgacctgataatcaataggggtcatctgcgagtcatgatcaatatacctatgaagtttcatgaacctaggcataagcgttcttgagttatcatccagaaaccattttactttttcaggtcaccgtgaccttgacttttgacctagtgacctgaaaatcaataggggtcatctgcgagtcatgatcattgtacctataaagtttcatgatcctaggcattagcgttcttgagttatcatccagaaaccattttactatatcaggtcaccccgaccttgacctttgacc carries:
- the LOC127865786 gene encoding uncharacterized protein LOC127865786 isoform X1 — translated: MPRGKGARNIKRKSDTDVVASSSKIKKTLSEDDSISPDIRKSIKDEQVSCDSGSQGAVIHAPGSRLDSMFFNRSCKELAKALLGQTLISIVDKTRVAGKIVETEAYLGPEDKAAHSYNGKRTARNEAMFLCPGTAYVYNIYGMYCCMNISAEENGAAVLIRALQPLENLENMDKLRTKGKEGASLMKKGGQGLCNGPSKLCQALGITKDAVNKVKLQESDSVWLEKGEDIDDKDIVCCKRINIDYAGDWVEKPLRFYVRGNGFVSIKDKDAEKDFG
- the LOC127865786 gene encoding uncharacterized protein LOC127865786 isoform X2, producing the protein MPRGKGARNIKRKSDTDVVASSSKIKKTLSEDDSISPDIRKSIKDEQVSCDSGSQGAVIHAPGSRLDSMFFNRSCKELAKALLGQTLISIVDKTRVAGKIVETEAYLGPEDKAAHSYNGKRTARNEAMFLCPENGAAVLIRALQPLENLENMDKLRTKGKEGASLMKKGGQGLCNGPSKLCQALGITKDAVNKVKLQESDSVWLEKGEDIDDKDIVCCKRINIDYAGDWVEKPLRFYVRGNGFVSIKDKDAEKDFG